A DNA window from Luteolibacter luteus contains the following coding sequences:
- a CDS encoding CTP synthase encodes MKYIFVTGGVVSSLGKGLAAASIGALLEHRGLKTLMQKFDPYLNVDPGTMSPYQHGEVYVLDDGAETDLDLGHYERFTSGVLSRMNNMTSGQVFDAVIKKERRGEYLGKTVQFIPHVTDEIKSRIHQVSEDNPDVDVLITEIGGTVGDMEGLLFIEALRQFALEVGKENVCFIHVTLLPFIKAAGEVKTKPTQQSVAKLRELGIQPDIIICRTEADLDEDNRKKIAMFCNVEKKNVVAFRDVAHTIYECPLDLRRDKIDRLVVDRIGLGHTPAPALEDWEHFVRRVIHPKNKVTIAVAGKYIELQDAYKSIYESLIHAGAHHDTKVNIVRVEAEAIEDHGAKAVIGDVDGILVPGGFGDRGIEGKILAAQYARENDIPYFGICLGMQIATIEFARNVCKLRDANSTEFDKNTPFPVICLQEEQKGVEDMGATMRLGSCVSIVFAGTKASDLYGGASQIHERHRHRYEFNSDFQDKLQESGLVISSVSEKEGLVEIIELPNHPFFVGAQFHPEFQSKPNKPHPLFAGFVKAALDRSLIQ; translated from the coding sequence ATGAAATACATCTTCGTCACCGGCGGTGTCGTCTCGTCCCTCGGCAAAGGTCTTGCCGCAGCCTCCATCGGCGCGTTGCTCGAGCACCGCGGCCTGAAGACGCTGATGCAGAAGTTCGACCCCTATCTCAACGTCGACCCGGGCACCATGTCGCCCTACCAGCACGGTGAGGTCTACGTCCTGGATGACGGCGCGGAAACCGACCTCGACCTCGGCCACTACGAGCGCTTCACCTCCGGTGTCCTGTCCCGGATGAATAACATGACCTCCGGCCAGGTCTTCGACGCGGTGATCAAGAAGGAGCGTCGCGGCGAATACCTCGGCAAGACCGTGCAGTTCATCCCGCACGTCACGGACGAAATCAAATCCCGCATCCACCAGGTCTCCGAAGACAATCCGGATGTGGACGTGCTGATCACCGAAATCGGCGGCACGGTCGGCGACATGGAAGGACTCCTTTTCATCGAGGCGCTGCGCCAATTCGCCCTCGAAGTCGGCAAGGAAAACGTCTGCTTCATCCACGTGACCCTGCTGCCTTTCATCAAGGCCGCCGGCGAGGTGAAGACCAAGCCGACCCAACAGTCGGTCGCGAAGCTCCGCGAGCTCGGCATCCAACCGGATATCATCATCTGCCGCACCGAGGCCGATCTCGACGAGGACAACCGCAAGAAGATCGCGATGTTCTGCAATGTGGAGAAGAAGAACGTCGTGGCCTTCCGCGACGTGGCTCACACGATTTACGAGTGTCCGCTCGACCTGCGCCGCGACAAAATTGACCGCCTCGTGGTCGACCGTATCGGCCTCGGCCACACCCCCGCTCCCGCCCTTGAGGATTGGGAACATTTCGTCCGCCGCGTGATTCACCCGAAGAACAAGGTGACCATCGCGGTCGCGGGCAAATACATCGAGCTGCAGGACGCGTACAAGTCGATCTACGAATCCCTCATTCACGCCGGTGCCCACCATGACACGAAGGTGAACATCGTGCGTGTGGAAGCCGAAGCGATCGAGGACCACGGCGCGAAGGCCGTTATTGGCGATGTCGATGGCATCCTCGTTCCCGGCGGCTTCGGTGACCGCGGCATCGAGGGCAAGATCCTCGCCGCCCAGTACGCCCGCGAGAACGACATCCCCTACTTCGGGATCTGTCTCGGCATGCAGATCGCGACGATCGAGTTCGCCCGCAACGTCTGCAAACTCCGCGACGCCAATTCGACCGAATTCGACAAGAACACGCCGTTCCCGGTGATCTGCCTCCAGGAAGAACAAAAGGGCGTGGAAGACATGGGTGCCACCATGCGCCTCGGCTCCTGCGTCAGCATCGTCTTCGCCGGCACCAAGGCTTCCGATCTCTACGGCGGCGCAAGTCAGATCCACGAACGCCATCGCCACCGCTACGAGTTCAACTCCGACTTCCAGGACAAGCTCCAGGAAAGCGGGCTGGTGATCTCATCCGTCTCCGAAAAGGAAGGCCTGGTGGAAATCATCGAGCTTCCGAACCATCCCTTCTTCGTCGGCGCACAATTCCATCCCGAGTTCCAGTCGAAGCCGAACAAGCCGCATCCGCTCTTCGCCGGATTCGTCAAGGCTGCGCTCGACCGCTCACTCATCCAGTAA
- the kdsB gene encoding 3-deoxy-manno-octulosonate cytidylyltransferase, whose translation MSSEAPEIHIVGILPARWASTRFPGKPLHLIAGKPLVQHVWEQCRRCQRLDDLYIATDDERIFAAAESFGAKVVMTSPVHPTGTDRIAEAVRAIPRATHIVNIQGDEPLIDPGLVDELAATMAADPTLDMATAANPLDPADPAVQDPNVVKVVTALDGRALYFSRSPLPYFRNAVPGLPVFRHKGIYAYRRTFLERFVTWAPSPLEQAESLEQLRALENGASIKVLPTNDTSPGVDTPEQAAHVEAILTSPTSSHP comes from the coding sequence GTGAGTTCCGAAGCGCCTGAAATTCATATCGTCGGCATCCTCCCAGCACGCTGGGCCTCCACACGCTTCCCCGGAAAACCGCTTCACCTGATCGCCGGCAAGCCGCTGGTCCAGCATGTCTGGGAACAGTGTCGCCGTTGCCAGCGCTTGGACGATCTCTACATCGCCACCGACGACGAACGCATTTTCGCCGCCGCGGAAAGCTTCGGCGCCAAGGTCGTGATGACCTCGCCCGTCCACCCGACCGGCACCGACCGCATTGCCGAAGCTGTCCGCGCAATCCCCCGGGCCACCCACATCGTGAATATTCAAGGCGACGAGCCCCTGATCGACCCCGGTCTGGTGGACGAGCTTGCCGCAACCATGGCCGCTGATCCGACCTTGGACATGGCCACCGCCGCAAACCCGCTGGATCCCGCCGATCCGGCTGTCCAGGATCCGAATGTCGTCAAGGTGGTGACCGCCCTCGACGGCCGCGCCCTCTACTTTTCCCGTTCTCCCCTGCCCTACTTCCGCAATGCGGTCCCGGGGCTGCCGGTCTTCCGTCACAAGGGGATCTACGCATACCGCCGTACCTTCCTTGAGAGATTCGTCACTTGGGCTCCTTCTCCACTGGAGCAAGCCGAATCCCTCGAACAACTGCGCGCCCTTGAAAACGGCGCATCCATCAAGGTCCTGCCGACCAATGACACCTCGCCCGGTGTTGACACGCCCGAACAAGCCGCCCACGTCGAAGCCATCCTAACCAGCCCCACCTCCTCACACCCATGA
- a CDS encoding sodium:solute symporter — translation MGQYWIDGLVLLAYFAVIFAIGFSQRSKSDSVEGFALGDRQTPWWAVLASILAAEISAATFIGAPESGYVRNNWTYAQFAIGTLLARIIVSYLFIPVFYRHGVVSLYEYLGTRFGNATRRFASATFLVTRVLAMGTRLYVSAIILVLAYAMWKGGAVTDSEKFWIFAVALVIITVATALYTAAGGIRAVIWTDFIQIGVLITALGFTIWFLLKEMPGGWETVSAQIQEPAFLNFAKPAEPGFWPWVRNVFTSDYTIWAAIIGSTFVTMATHGIDQDTVQRMLTAKNRKQSAFATIMSGVIDFPVVGAFIFIGILLAAYYGAVPDPTLPRKVTGELETGQVFPHFILTRMPHGVCGLVVAGLLATAMGSLSTALNALGTSFATDFVFPRVGEANLTESRRVRILRWSTALFAAFIVVVGLITAWYMAHHPKAQIIPLVLGILGFTFGSLLGVFLVAVLTKSRGNDTGNIIAMCCGFVAVFLLSNPFGMQQAMGIENPFILAFPWRVTLGTFVTVAIALCFATPADKVKDAAEVEAAEA, via the coding sequence ATGGGACAATACTGGATCGATGGCCTCGTGCTGCTCGCCTACTTTGCAGTGATCTTTGCCATCGGGTTTTCCCAGCGCTCCAAGAGCGATTCCGTGGAGGGATTTGCCCTCGGCGACCGCCAGACGCCCTGGTGGGCGGTGCTGGCTTCGATCCTCGCGGCAGAGATCAGCGCGGCAACCTTCATCGGCGCCCCGGAGTCGGGCTACGTCCGGAACAACTGGACCTACGCGCAGTTCGCGATCGGGACCCTGCTGGCGCGGATCATTGTTAGCTACCTCTTCATCCCGGTCTTCTACCGGCATGGTGTCGTCTCACTTTACGAGTACCTTGGTACCCGCTTCGGAAACGCGACCCGCAGGTTTGCGTCCGCCACCTTTTTGGTAACCCGTGTCCTTGCAATGGGCACACGTCTCTACGTTTCGGCCATCATTCTGGTGCTGGCCTATGCGATGTGGAAGGGCGGTGCGGTGACGGATTCCGAGAAATTCTGGATCTTCGCGGTCGCTCTGGTGATTATCACCGTCGCCACCGCCCTCTATACCGCGGCAGGCGGGATCCGGGCTGTCATCTGGACGGACTTCATCCAGATCGGCGTCCTCATCACCGCGCTGGGCTTCACCATTTGGTTCCTGCTCAAGGAAATGCCGGGAGGCTGGGAAACGGTCAGCGCCCAGATCCAAGAGCCCGCGTTCCTGAATTTCGCAAAGCCCGCCGAGCCCGGTTTCTGGCCTTGGGTAAGGAATGTCTTCACCTCTGACTACACGATCTGGGCGGCCATCATCGGCTCCACCTTCGTCACGATGGCCACCCACGGAATCGACCAGGACACCGTGCAGCGCATGCTCACCGCCAAGAACCGCAAGCAGAGCGCCTTCGCCACGATCATGTCGGGAGTGATCGATTTCCCGGTGGTCGGTGCCTTCATCTTCATCGGCATCCTGCTGGCTGCCTACTACGGAGCGGTGCCTGACCCGACCCTGCCGCGGAAAGTCACCGGTGAATTGGAAACCGGCCAGGTCTTCCCTCATTTCATTCTCACCCGCATGCCGCATGGTGTCTGCGGTCTGGTGGTGGCCGGTCTTCTGGCCACGGCGATGGGTTCCCTCAGCACGGCGTTGAATGCGCTCGGCACCAGCTTTGCCACCGACTTCGTCTTCCCTCGCGTGGGTGAGGCGAACCTCACGGAGTCCCGCCGGGTGCGCATCCTGCGTTGGAGCACCGCCCTGTTCGCCGCCTTCATTGTAGTCGTGGGGTTGATCACCGCCTGGTACATGGCGCATCACCCTAAGGCGCAGATCATCCCGCTGGTGCTCGGCATCCTTGGCTTCACCTTCGGGTCATTGCTGGGCGTCTTCCTGGTTGCCGTCCTGACGAAGAGCCGCGGCAATGATACTGGCAACATCATCGCCATGTGCTGCGGCTTCGTGGCGGTGTTCCTCCTCAGCAATCCTTTCGGCATGCAGCAGGCGATGGGCATCGAGAATCCCTTCATCCTCGCATTCCCGTGGCGGGTCACCTTGGGGACCTTCGTGACGGTTGCGATCGCCCTCTGTTTCGCCACGCCCGCCGACAAGGTCAAAGACGCCGCGGAAGTAGAGGCCGCAGAGGCCTGA